A genome region from Arachis duranensis cultivar V14167 chromosome 6, aradu.V14167.gnm2.J7QH, whole genome shotgun sequence includes the following:
- the LOC107495351 gene encoding protein ACTIVITY OF BC1 COMPLEX KINASE 1, chloroplastic (The sequence of the model RefSeq protein was modified relative to this genomic sequence to represent the inferred CDS: added 16 bases not found in genome assembly): MESICTTSFSLYTVPHRHSKKPRANTMLLTSIPCSCSPSPSFQSLPIRRRSAKKLLRTRISCSATTGSAASNGAVLSSVKDVLQLRKPSNSALEQLDIERGVCIPFRKYSPETVRNKVLESRGAILSLMLRGVEIVWSLGFYWSTLAYDFLVGRDEEVVPYRARQLRNLLCNLGPSFIKAGQVLANRPDIIREDYMNELCILQDDVPPFPNQTAFNIIEEELGQPLEAVFSRISSGTIAAASLGQVYRATLRSTGEDVAIKVQRPGIEPIIYRDLFLFRTLASFLNGISIQKLGCNAELIVDEFGEKLLEELDYTLEARNLEDFIENFKDDPTVKIPRVYKQLSGPRVLVMEWIDGIRCTNPQAIKDAGIDIDGFLTIGVSAALRQLLEFGLFHGDPHPGNIFAMRDGRIAYVDFGNVAVLSQQNKQILIDAVVHAVNEDYAEMANDFTRLGFLSPGTDVTPIIPALEAIWQNSLGKGLSDFNFRSVTGKFNQLVYNYPIRIPERFSLVIRSLLTQEGICFTLKPDFKFLEVAYPYVAKRLLTDPNPALRERLIQVLFKDGLFQWKRLENLIILAKENVAKMSSNPAVQVKRMQTQRDLKFERKLDLTDTIKDGARLFIVDEGIRRQLLLALTEDSKLHVEELVDVYRLVEDQIDLPSVAVEVARDFPTVVRDLLLSWSDSVLSDR, from the exons ATGGAGTCTATCTGCACAACCTCCTTCTCCTTATACACTGTTCCTCACCGCCACTCGAAGAAACCACGTGCCAACACTATGCTGCTaacttcaattccttgttcttgctctcCTTCGCCGTCGTTTCAATCGTTGCCGATTCGTCGAAGAAGTGCGAAGAAGCTATTAAGAACGAGAATTTCGTGTTCTGCAACAACAGGAAGTGCCGCATCAAACGGCGCCGTTTTGAGCAGTGTGAAGGATGTGTTACAATTGAGAAAACCGTCGAACAGCGCGCTGGAGCAGCTTGACATCGAGCGTGGCGTTTGCATCCCTTTCCGCAAGTACTCTCCCGAGACA GTGAGGAATAAGGTACTAGAATCAAGAGGGGCTATATTGTCGCTTATGTTAAGGGGAGTTGAGATAGTTTGGAGTCTGGGCTTCTACTGGTCTACCTTGGCGTATGATTTCCTGGTTGGAAGGGATGAAGAGGTTGTTCCGTATCGTGCACGACAGCTTAGGAACCTGTTGTGCAATCTGGGACCTTCTTTTATTAAAGCTGGTCAGGT GATATCATTAGAGAAGATTATATGAATGAACTTTGCATTCTTCAAGATGATGTTCCTCCCTTTCCCAACCAA ACTGCCTTCAATATCATAGAGGAGGAACTTGGTCAGCCCCTTGAAGCCGTTTTCAGCAGAATCTCATCAGGGACAATAGCAGCTGCTAGTTTGGGTCAAGTTTATAGGGCTACTTTGCGTTCCACTGGCGAGGATGTTGCTATCAAG GTTCAAAGGCCTGGGATAGAGCCCATAATATATCGGgatcttttcctttttcgtACCTTGGCTTCATTCTTAAATGGCATTAGCATACAAAAGTTGGGTTGCAATGCAGAGCTGATTGTTGACGAATTTGGTGAAAAACTTTTGGAAGAGCTTGATTATACCCTG GAAGCCCGTAATCTTGAAGACTTTATTGAGAATTTCAAGGATGATCCTACAGTTAAAATTCCTCGGGTTTACAAACAACTTTCTGGTCCACGTGTTTTAGTGATGGAATGGATTGATGGTATTAGGTGCACCAATCCACAG GCCATCAAAGATGCTGGTATTGATATAGATGGCTTTCTTACAATTGGCGTGAGTGCTGCTTTGCGACAATTGTTGGAATTTGGATTATTTCATGGAGACCCTCACCCTGGAAATATTTTTGCCATGCGTGATGGACGAATTGCATATGTGGACTTTGGCAATGTTGCCGTTCTTAGTCAG caaaataaacaaattttgaTTGATGCTGTTGTCCACGCCGTAAATGAGGACTATGCTGAGATGGCTAATGATTTTACCAGATTAGGCTTCCTGTCACCAGGGACTGATGTCACTCCAATAATTCCTGCTTTGGAAGCAATTTGGCAGAACTCTCTTGGAAAAGGACTGTCAGATTTCAATTTTCGTAGTGTCACTG GAAAGTTTAACCAATTGGTTTACAACTATCCCATCCGCATTCCCGAAAGGTTTTCACTCGTAATTCGTTCTTTACTGACTCAAGAAGGCATATGTTTCACTTTGAAGCCTGACTTCAAATTTCTTGAG GTTGCCTATCCATATGTAGCAAAGCGACTTTTGACAGACCCAAATCCAGCTCTTCGTGAACGTCTTATACAG GTTCTCTTCAAAGACGGTCTTTTCCAGTGGAAACGGCTTGAAAACCTTATTATCCTTGCAAAGGAAAATGTAGCCAAGATGAGCAGCAATCCAGCAGTGCAAGTTAAACGCAT GCAAACTCAGAGAGACTTGAAATTTGAAAGAAAACTGGACCTCACAGACACCATCAAAGATGGAGCACGCCTTTTCATTGTTGACGAAGGAATACGAAGACAGCTTCTTCTTGCTTTGACTGAGGACTCAAAGCTTCATGTTGAAGAG CTTGTCGATGTGTATAGATTGGTTGAAGATCAGATAGACTTACCCTCAGTGGCAGTAGAAGTAGCTCGAG ATTTCCCAACTGTTGTCAGGGATCTTCTACTTTCTTGGAGTGACTCAGTGTTATCCGATAGATAG
- the LOC107495379 gene encoding replication protein A 32 kDa subunit A: protein MFSGSQFDATTAFSGGGFMASQSTNLNDSSPSAAKSRETQGLIPVTVKQISEASHSGDEKSNFVINGIDVNNVTLVGMMFEKAERTTDVNFVLDDGTGRIKCRRWVNEAFDTKEMEEVQDGMYVRVYGHLKSFQGVKQLVVFSVRPVTNFDEISFHFIDCIHNHLHTKVKAEGITPANPSSGSSLITPVKNASNGSQEPSSNPGYAQYSVDGLKDCDKLVMDYLQQHSDMSDERGIHVNELSRELKLPMDKIMLSLKTLGDDGLVYSTIDDYHYKQA, encoded by the exons ATGTTCTCTGGCTCCCAGTTCGACGCCACCACCGCCTTCTCCGGCGGCGGTTTCATGGCATCCCAATCCACCAACCTCAATGATTCATCCCCTTCCGCCGCTAAA agcCGTGAAACTCAGGGTTTGATTCCGGTGACAGTGAAGCAGATAAGTGAAGCTTCGCATTCTGGTGATGAAAAATCGAATTTTGTGATTAACGGTATTGATGTAAACAAT GTTACATTGGTTGGAATGATGTTTGAGAAAGCTGAGAGAACCACTGatgttaattttgttttggatgATGGAACTGGACGAATCAAATGCCGAAGATG GGTCAATGAGGCTTTTGACACCAAAGAAATGGAAGAAGTACA gGATGGTATGTATGTTCGTGTTTATGGCCACTTGAAAAGCTTTCAAGGTGTGAAGCAGCTTGTTGTCTTCTCAGTCAG GCCTGTGACAAATTTTGACGAGATCTCATTTCACTTTATTGATTGCATACATAATCACCTCCACACCAAAGTAAAG GCAGAAGGAATCACTCCTGCAAATCCTTCATCAGGCTCATCTTTGATCACTCCTGTCAAAAATGCATCGAATGGTTCACAGGAACCGTCATCTAATCCA GGGTATGCTCAGTATAGTGTGGATGGACTCAAGGATTGTGATAAATTGGTTATGGACTATCTGCAACAGCATTCAGACAT GTCGGATGAACGAGGAATACATGTCAATGAACTATCTCGAGAACTTAAGCTTCCAATGGACAAGATCAT GTTGTCTCTAAAGACTCTCGGAGATGATGGTTTAGTGTACTCCACCATAGATGACTACCATTACAAACAAGCTTGA
- the LOC107495241 gene encoding protein transport protein SEC31-like, with translation MPCIHALVAIRKRRDQPQDYVHPWLCMESIRRTYAHCIQPMPSSEFWARTEFTQPDPPIIKRGIGRPKVHNRQKDPAEPLMQGGKLKKSFSVSYSKCGEKGHNYKTCKGAPSNPNWKPKTKRPKKKKESTSQAVVCLPLSQFAPPPEVPSGAGPTATNVAPAPTRVTRSTIVLGPPAPTGSSGRPPAPSLNQSFRPPGNAPSMVTGTARPKPSKFRSKQKIFRPPAQLGQGPPPCSTQHQEPVHQAPSSTQAAAQPQQAPPPQLSKPTVSPSKDSKE, from the exons ATGCCTTGCATACATGCACTTGTTGCCATTAGGAAGAGACGCGACCAGCCACAAGACTATGTGCACCCTTGGCTGTGTATGGAGTCCATTAGGAGGACTTATGCACACTGCATTCAACCAATGCCAAGCTCAGAGTTCTGGGCCAGAACTGAATTCACACAGCCAGACCCACCCATCATCAAAAGAGGGATTGGGCGGCCAAAGGTTCATAATCGGCAGAAAGACCCTGCAGAGCCTCTGATGCAAGGGGGTAAGCTGAAGAAGTCGTTCTCTGTGTCTTACAGCAAGTGTGGTGAGAAGGGCCATAATTACAAAACTTGCAAAGGAGCACCATCGAACCCGAATTGGAAACCGAAAACCAAAAGGcctaagaagaaaaaagagagcaCATCCCAAGCAGTTGTCTGTCTCCCTTTGTCACAGTTTGCTCCACCACCAGAG GTTCCGAGCGGAGCTGGTCCAACTGCGACGAACGTTGCACCTGCTCCAACAAGAGTTACAAGATCAACAATTGTATTAGGACCACCTGCCCCAACGGGTTCCAGTGGCAGGCCACCCGCCCCAAGTTTAAACCAGTCCTTTAGGCCCCCAGGAAATGCTCCATCCATGGTCACCGGCACAGCTCGACCTAAACCGTCAAAGTTCAGATCAAAACAGAAGATTTTCAGGCCACCTGCTCAACTTGGTCAAGGGCCACCACCATGTAGCACACAGCACCAAGAACCAGTTCACCAAGCACCATCTAGCACGCAGGCAGCTGCACAGCCTCAGCAGGCCCCACCCCCACAACTATCTAAACCAACTGTCTCACCGTCCAAGGACTCCAAGGAATGA
- the LOC107495291 gene encoding flowering-promoting factor 1-like protein 2 gives MSGVWVFNNGVFRLVENPQGGGSSDGRHGKRKVLVHLPSGEVVSSYTFLEQILIGLGWERYYDGDPDLYQFHKHSSIDLISLPKDFSKFNSINMYDIVIKNPNIFHVRDK, from the coding sequence ATGTCTGGGGTTTGGGTGTTCAACAATGGTGTGTTCCGTTTGGTTGAGAACCCACAAGGAGGAGGCTCATCAGATGGGAGGCATGGAAAGAGGAAGGTGTTGGTGCACTTGCCAAGTGGTGAAGTTGTTTCTTCATACACCTTCCTTGAACAAATCTTGATTGGCTTGGGTTGGGAGAGGTACTATGATGGTGATCCTGACCTTTACCAATTCCACAAACACTCCTCCATTGACCTAATTTCACTCCCCAAGGACTTCTCTAAGTTCAACTCCATCAATATGTATGATATCGTCATCAAGAACCCTAATATCTTCCATGTTAGGGACAAGTGA